Proteins from a genomic interval of Schistosoma mansoni strain Puerto Rico chromosome 2, complete genome:
- a CDS encoding lar interacting protein (lip)-related protein — protein MESDDSCEISSVITRADTKSDLSDNQISGWSSHQNLRKANYPSCDGYLSNVEVLSDSCPNKQFHIFSLKLREQRKKIKLLEQERIGFLEQIASLCSSLEKKQQELVDVLKLSEEKAKYHAHYMTEVLIDQGELEDKNEVSNGTGTEKVPFNSTSGSTKGALRSEFQQDHRSRALINALSTTVSAAKNMNSKKLSKSGHPPQTQQIFDTLSSKPLNSSDPINASTNQLPNKLNRHVQVTKNPIASDVCILPSFCWNTDHVLYWLREYVCLPGGCLEAASRLRLDGKQLTSVFDRKIEKQLHLNDEGLRKKFFTALEDLRIHGPPGISRHPGPSHISYQWICDIWLKHHLGLVQLIPIFSIRRVDGRMLSSLITYKRSKHYIQHKNRRKNSSSHINSSNKYDNDNEYIERNWQVAGRREMLHILLGLSHTSSSSSSSGADLSIDSRYLLGKKEAESLRTAIELLHHHNFNIELIEQIRAKSDLSELDLLYWTNDHIVKWLSDLGLSDFVHGINASGLHGAYMVLDTTFDFNTLIKRLHIPLNVAVVCKLEENLQRILKPAR, from the exons ATGGAATCTGATGATAGCTGCGAAATATCCTCGGTAATTACAAGAGCAGATACCAAGTCTGATTTATCTGATAATCAGATCAGTGGCTGGAGTAGTCATCAAAATTTAAGGAAAGCAAACTATCCAAGTTGCGATGGCTACCTATCAAACGTAGAGGTATTATCAGATAGTTGCCCAAACAAACAATTTCACATATTTTCGCTAAAGCTGAGAG AACAAAGAAAGAAGATTAAACTCCTGGAACAAGAGCGTATTGGCTTTTTGGAACAAATAGCCAGTCTCTGTTCATCTTTAGAAAAAAAGCAACAAGAGTTGGTTGACGTTTTGAAACTTTCGGAAGAAAAAGCTAAATACCACGCTCATTACATGACGGAG GTTTTAATAGATCAGGGTGAACTTGAGGACAAGAATGAAGTTTCAAATGGTACCGGTACTGAAAAAGTACCCTTCAATTCCACTAGTGGTTCAACGAAAGGCGCTCTTCGTTCAGAATTTCAGCAAGATCATCGTAGTCGTGCTCTAATTAATGCACTGTCTACTACTGTAAGTGCTGCCAAAAATATGAACAGCAAAAAATTGTCGAAAAGCGGTCATCCTCCACAAACACAACAAATATTTG ATACGTTATCATCCAAACCTTTAAATAGTTCTGATCCTATTAACGCATCCACAAATCAGTTGCCTAATAAATTAAATCGACACGTTCAGGTGACAAAAAATCCTATAGCTTCAGATGTTTGCATATTACCATCATTTTGTTGGAACACTGACCATGTTCTGTACTGGTTACGTGAATATGTTTGCTTACCTGGTGGATGTTTGGAAGCTGCTAGTCGACTTCGTTTAGATGGTAAACAATTAACAAGTGTTTTCGACAGAAAAATTGAAAAACAGTTACATCTTAA TGATGAAGGATTAAGGAAAAAATTTTTCACAGCTCTCGAAGATTTACGAATACATGGACCACCTGGTATATCACGGCATCCAGGACCAAGCCATATAAGCTATCAGTGGATTTGTGATATTTGGTTAAAACATCATTTAGGTCTTGTACAGCTTATTCCTATATTTTCAATTCGACGTGTGGATGGTCGAATGTTGTCTAGTTTAATCACATATAAACGTTCAAAACATTACATTCAGCATAAAAATAGACGAAAAA ATTCCAGCAGTCATATTAATAGCAGTAACaaatatgataatgataatgaatatattGAACGTAATTGGCAAGTTGCTGGACGTAGAGAAATGTTACATATTTTATTAGGTTTGTCGcatacatcatcatcatcgtcgagTAGTGGTGCAGATTTATCTATAGATTCTAGATATTTACTTGGCAAAAAAGAGGCTGAAAGTTTACGTACTGCTATTGAATTATTGCATCATCATAATTTCAATATAGAG CTGATAGAACAAATTCGTGCTAAATCTGATCTTTCCGAGTTAGATCTTTTGTATTGGACAAATGATCATATTGTTAAGTGGTTATCCGATTTGGGTTTAAGT GATTTTGTGCATGGAATTAATGCAAGTGGTTTACACGGTGCATATATGGTACTTGATACAACTTTCGATTTCAATACATTGATTAAACGTTTGCATATACCATTGAATGTTGCAGTGGTGTGTAAATTAGAGGAGAATTTACAACGAATATTGAAACCAGCTAGGTAA